DNA from Halogeometricum sp. S1BR25-6:
GTGATGCGCACGAGCATGATGGCCTCGGGAGTGTCGACGATGAACTCCTCGCCGGCGGCGACGGTCTCGGTCGGCGATGCGTCCACCATCGTGGTGAACGACTCGCCGTCCTGCGAGATGACGACCTTCCGCTCGACTTCCGTCTCCTCTTCGACCCGCACTTTGTGGACGTGACTGCACTCCGTACAGCGAACCGTGGCGTGGCCGCCCGGTTTCAGCACCTCGTGCACCGTCTCCTCCGCGGGCGAACAGGAGGGACAGTCGACCGCGATGCGGTCCTGCGTGTTGCTCATACGGCCCGTTATCCCGTCACGCCGTAAAAATCCGCGCTTCCGCCGCTCCCGTGAGACGGGTTCTCTGTCACGGCCGAACGGGACGGTAGTTTGACAGCTACGGCCGACGATCGACGGATATGGTCGCTCCCGATACGAAAGTCACCGCCGCGTTCGTCGTCCTCTCCCTCCTGTTGTGGCTCCTCGCGGGGCAGTTCACCGATAGCTCGTGGATACTGTTGGGAATCCTGCTCGGCGTCGGCGTGGTGGTACCGACGCTGGTGAACGAGGTGCGAAGTCGGTAGTTCGGGTCGCCGACTACTCGGCGCTTGGGAGTTCCACTTCCTCCCCATCTGCATAGACTGTCGGGTCCTTGATGATGCCGTCCAGATGGAGGGGCGCCTCGGTGTCGCCGCCGATGCCGGCGTCGTCGCCGATGGCGACGTGCACCGTGCCGGCCGCCTTCTCGTCTAAGAGCACCGAGCCGACGAGGTGGTCGACGCCGACGTTCGTGCCGATGCCGAGTTCGGCGAGGTTGTAGGCGTCGCGGCCGACCTCTTCCGCGCCCGCCTCGACCTGTTCGCGCACGCTGTCGTCGGAGATGTCGGTCACGTAGCCGTCCTCCACGTCGAATCGGAGCTGTTGACCCCCCTCAAGCAGGCCGTGCGGCATCATCGTTCCGTCGACGACGTAGGTGCCGTTCGCGTTCTCGGGGGAGACGAACACCTCGCCCGCCGGGAGGTTCGAGAACCCGCCCGCCTCGTGGACGATACCGGTGTCGGCGCGCCACTCCCGCGCGCCGGGTTCGAAGGTGATGTCGGTGCCCGAGGGCGTCTCGACGCGGACGACGCTGGCCTCCGTCACCTGTTCGAGCACGTCCAGACAGTGCCGGGAGATGGCGTCGTAGTCGGCGTCCAACCCGGCGAGGAACACGTCTTCGGTGATACCGGGTAGCGTCGCGCCGCGCGCGCCGCTCTCGCAGGCGTCGCTGCGGGCGCGGGTGTGACTCAGGCTCTTCGTCGTCGGCGCGAGGAACACGTCCGCCGCGGCCATTGCGGCGGCGACGGCAGTGGGCGGTTCCTCGCCGTGCTGATTCCCCGGCGGGTAGCGCAGGAGCGTCGCGTCGTCGGTCACGTCCGAGGCGGCGTCGTAGAGCGCTTCGCCGATATCGATGCGCTCGTCGTCGGTGACGACGACGCAGGATTCGTCCGCTCCGATGGCCATGCACTGGCCGATTGCCGTCTCCGCGGCGTCGCGCAACTCGTCGTCCGTCATGCAGCGAACTGGGTCGGCCGGCCGGTTAGTCGTTCCCATCCGACCCCCGTCTCGCGGTACCGACCGAGTTGACGAACCCGCGAGGAGTAACTCGCGCTCGTACGAATCCTCCGCGTTACTCGCCGCGGAGTTAATTTCTCCCAAAAAATCCCCGAAATAACTATTGTCCTCGGCCGTCGACACCTCACCGATGATACGAGTGGGTGTCAACGGCTACGGCACGATCGGCAAACGCGTGGCCGACGCCGTCGACGCACAACCGGATATGGAACTCGTGGGTGTGGCGAAGACCCAACCGAACTTCGAGGCTCACACCGCCGTTCAGCGAGGATACTCGATGTACGCCGCGATCCCCGAGCGGATGCCGCTGTTCGCCGAGGCGGGTATCGACGCCGAGGGCGCCGTCGACGAGATGGTCGCCGACGCCGACGTCGTCGTCGACTGCACGCCGTCGGGAATCGGCGCGGATAACAAGGCCCTCTACGAGTCGCACGACACGCCCGCCGTCTTCCAGGGCGGCGAGGACGCCGACATCGGCGACGTGAGTTTCGTCGCCCGCGCGAACTACGACGACGCTCTCGGCGCGGATTACGTCCGCGCGGTCTCCTGCAACACGACCGGCCTCTCGCGGATCGTCGCCCCCCTCGAAGAGGAGTACGGCGTCGAGAAGGTGCGCGCGACGCTCGTCCGCCGGGGCGGCGACCCGGGTCAGAACTCCCGTGGTCCCATCAACGACATCCTCCCGGACCCGATCGACATCCCGAGTCACCACGGCCCCGACGTGCGGACCATCTTCCCCGATCTGAAGATAGACACGCTAGGTCTGAAGGTGCCGGCGACGCTGATGCACGTCCACAGCCTCAACGTCACCCTGGAGGACGACGTGACGGCGGCGCACGTCCGCCAACTCCTCGAAGCGGAGTCGCGCGTCTTCGTCATCTCCGAGGGGATGGGTATCGACGGCGCGGGCAAACTGAAGGACTTCGCGCACGACGCCGGCCGCCCCCGCGGCGACCTCTGGGAGAACTGCGTCTGGGGGGAGTCCATCGCCGTCGAGGGCCGCGACCTCTACTTGTTCCAGGCCATCCACCAGGAGTCCGACGTCATCCCCGAGAACGTCGACGCCATCCGCGCGATGACCGAGTCGGCGAGCAAAGCCGAGAGCGTGGCGACGACCGACGAGTACCTCGGCGTCGGCATCACGGGCGACCCCTCGGGGTTCGGTGGCGAGGACCGCTCGGACCGCGTCCCCGGGACGGAACTCGCGGACGACTGAGGACCGAGACTCACACCTCGTAGAACGCCACCTCTTCCTCCTCGGTGTCTAACAGCGCGACGTGATAGGTGTCGTCGGCGCCGGGAATCGGGAGTCCGCCGGGGTTGACGTGGACGGTGTCGCCTCGCTCCTCGTAGGTCCGCTGGTGCGTGTGTCCCCGGAAGACGTAGTCGTACGTCCCCGCGTCGACGAGTCCGTCGACCAGCGTCTCGTTCGTCCCGTGGTACAGCGCCACCGACGCGCCGTCGAACTCGAACGTCGCGCAGTCGCCGTGGTAGGTGCCGAACGACTCGATTACCGATTGCAGGTTCCACTCGCCGTCGTTGTTACCGCGGACGGCGTGGAACTCGAAACCGGAATCGAAGACGTTCGCCGTGAACGGTGAGACGACGTCGCCGCAGTGAAGCACGGTTTCGACGCCGGCGTCCTCGAACGTCTCGACGGCGCCGCGCGCGAGGTCCAGATTGTCGTGCGTGTCCGAACAGATTCCCACTCTCATGGCCCCGTGTTCGGCGGACGCGCGCAAGAAAGTTGGCGCGTCGGAGACGCCGGTTCGTCGCAGGTCCGACCGTCTCAGTTCTGTTCGAGCATCTCGACGCCGACCAGCGAGGCGCCCGTCAGCGCGCGGATGTAGGCGCCGCCGGCGATGGAGACGTGGCCGAAGTCGTCCTCGTCGAGTCCGTACATCTCGATGGCGCGGGAGGTGTCGCCGCCGCCGACAACGGAGAAGCAGTCCGTCTCGGAGATGGCTTCGAGAACGCCCACCGTGCCGTTCGAGAACCGTTCGTCCTCGAACAGTCCCAGCGCGCCCTTCACGAAGACGGCCTCCGAATCTCGAATAACGGGGTCGTACTCGGCGACGGTGTCCGACCCGACGTCGAGGTATCCCTTGTCCTTCTCGTCGATGTCTTCGACCGATATCTCGGCGCGTTCGTCGTCCTCGTCCTCGTAGGCGAGGTCAACCGCGAGGGAAATCTGGTCGCCGCGTTCGTCTATCAGGGATTCGATGGTCTCGTGGTTCTCCTCCCACTGGTCGTCGAAGAGGTCCATCTCGCCGACGTCGAAGCCCACGTCGTGGCCGGCGGCGCGAAGGAACAGTTCGCCCGCGATGCCGCCCAGCAGGAACTGGTCCACCGTCTCGCCGAGGTTGTTCATCACGTCGATGACGTCCGTCGCCTTCGTCCCGCCGACGACCATCGTCACCTGTCCGTCGAACTCCCGCGTCGCTATCGAGGAGTTGGCCTCGTACTCCGTTTCCATCACGCGCCCGGCGTAGGCGGGCAGTTCGAGGGGGAAGCCGACGAGCGAGGCGTGCGAGCGGTGCGCCGCCGAGTAGGCGTCGTTGACGTAGGCGTCGAACAGCGGTGCGAGCGTCTGGACGAACTCCGTCTTGGCCTTGTCGTCGGGGTGCTCTTCCGGCAGTTCGTCCTCGCACATCCGGGTGTTCTCCAAGAGGAGTATCTCCCCGGACTCCAGCGACTCGATGGCCTCCGTCGCCTCGTCGCCGTACGTGTCGGCGACGAACGCCACGTCGCGGCCGACGTGTTCGGCGAGGATGTCGGCGTGCTGGTCGAGCGAGACGAAGTCGTCGTCGCCGGGGCGGCCCTGGTGGGCCATCAGGACGACGCGGTGGCCCGCTTCGGCGAGTTCGCGGACGGTCTGGGCGTGGCGCTCGAAGCGTCGGTTGTCCTGCACCTCGCCGTCTTCGACGGGCGAGTTCAGGTCGAGGCGGACGAGGACGCGCTGGTCGGAGTCGAGGTCGTCGAGAGTCTTGAACGTGGACATGGGTGTGCGTGTGTCGTCGAAAGACGGAGAGCGGTTACTTAGTGGTGAGTGGACCGCGAGTCGGACCGGACGTTCACTCGTAGGTGACGAACTGCGCCACGTCGAGCATCCGGTTCGAGAAGCCGTACTCGTTGTCGTACCAGGTGAGAATCTTGTACAGACCGCCGTCGTTGACCATGTTGGTCGACTGGAGGTCGACCGTCGAGGAGAACGGCAGGCCGACGATGTCCGAGGAGACGACTTCGTCGTCGGTGTAGCCGAGGACGCCCGCGAGGGGGCCGGAGTCGGCGGCGTCGCGGAAGGCATCGTTTATCTCCTCGACGGAGGGCGCCTCGTCGAGGGAGACGACGAGTTCGGTGATGGAGCCGTTCGGCACGGGGACGCGCATCGCCATCCCGTCGAGTTTCCCCTCCAACTGCGGCAGAATCTGAGTGGCGGCTTGCGCGGCGCCCGTCGACGTGGGGACGATGTTCTCGGCGGCGGCGCGGCCGCGGCGCTTCTTCGATTTGGGGCCGTCGATGAGGTTCTGGGACCCGGTGTAGGCGTGGACCGTCGTCAGGAGGCCCGAGTCGATGCCGAACTCCTCGTCGAGTACCTTCGCGACCGGCGTGACGGAGTTCGTCGTACAGGAGGCGTTCGAGACGACGTCCTCGCCGTCGTACTCGTCGTGGTTGACGCCGTAGACGATCTGTTTGATCGGGTCGTCGCCCTTCGGCGGCGCGGAGATGAGCACCTTGTCGGCGCCCGCCTCGAGGTGCGCGGAGGCGTCTTCCTTCGTGCGGAAGATCCCCGTACACTCGAGCGCCACGTCGACGTCGAGTTCGTCCCACGGCAGTTCGGCGGGGCTCTGGACGTTGTAGAGGGGAACGGAGCTATCGCCGGCGACGAGTTTCTCGCCGTCGAGCGAGACGTCGTCCAGCCGACCCATGACGGTGTCGTACTTCGCGAGGTACTCCATGTCCTCGAAGTCCATCACGTCGTTGACGCCGACGAGTTCGACGCTCGGGTTCTCCATCACTGCGCGGAACACGTTCCGCCCGATGCGACCGAACCCGTTCAGTCCGACGCGAACGACGTCGTCCGCGTCTTCAGCCGAGCCGAAGTTCGACTTTTCACTCATATCCGAGTATCGGCGGGCGAGATACTTGAATCCCTGTGTCTCCCGTCAGCGACGAAGATGCCCGAAATCGGTGTCGTCACTCTTCGCAACTATCGTTTCCGCCTGAACGATGATTGAGGTCACCGCGCGACGACGCACGTCTACGTGCGCAGAGACGAACAGTAACGCTCATCATCGTGCAACGGGCGATTCGACGCGCACCCGATTGCCCGCGCGCCGCCGCCGGGGGGAGAAGGCTTTTGATGAGAACACACCAACGAACTCTTGCATGAGAGATGAGCGCGACGATCCGTTCGACAACATCTTCGACGAGATCGAACGGATGATGAGCGAGATGACCGGTGGGGACACCACCGGATTCGCCTCCGAGACCCACATCGACGTCTACGATGAGGGCGAGGAGGTTCGACTCGTCGCGGATTTACCCGGAGTGGAGAAGGACGCCATCGACCTGAAGTGCGACGGCGAGACGCTCACTGTGAGCGCAGCGAGCGACCGGCGCGAGTACGACGAACGGATTCGTCTCCCCGTTCGCGTGGACGAACACTCCGCGTCGGCGTCGTTCAAGAACGGCGTCCTCCAGGTCACATTCCAGAAGGCAGAGGACTCCGCAGCCATCGACGTCGAGTAGCGGCGACCGCTCGACGCGATTCGACTCGGATTTTCACACGCTCCGTCGAGGCTCCTACCGCTCGGTCCGCCCCGCCGTCCGCCGTATCAACGCCGCCAGTCGGTCCCAGAAGTCCTCGTCGTACTTCTCGTGGTCTATCGTCGGCCGGGCGTTCGTCTCCGAAACGAGCGTCCGGTCAGGGGAGACGAGCAAGTCGACGCCGAGGTAGTCGATTCCGAGCGTCTCGGCCACCGACTCGGCCAGGTCGCGGTGCTCGTCGGGGACGTCAACCGCCGTCGCCGCCGCGCCCCGGTGGACGTTGTGCTTCCAGCGCCCCTCGCCCAATGACTCCGGGAGTCTGCGCTCGACGCCGCCGACCACCTCGCCGTCGACGACCATCACGCGGTAGTCGCGCGCGTCGGCGACGAACTCCTGAATCAGGTAGGATTTGTCGCCCGTCGACCGGAAGTCGTGGACGAGGTTCAGGTAGTCGACGACGCCGAGCAGCGAGTCCGCGTCGGCCACCTTGGCGACGCCGACGCCGCGCGTCGCGGAGTTGGGTTTGACGACGAGGGGGAACGAGAGGTCCGCGACGGCGTCGAGGACGACGTCCTCGTCCACCGGGTTCGACAGCATGCGCGTCTCAGGAACGGGGAGTCCCGCGCGCGCCAGTTCCGCGACGACGCCGCCCTTGTTCCGCGAGGTGAGCACCGCCTCGCGTCCGTTCACCCACGGCATCGGCGCGCGCGCGTCCAGCGCGCCGCCCTCCATCAGCCGCGTCGGGTAGACGAAGCCGACGTCGAACGACTCGCCCGCCCCGGTCAGCCGAATCGACCGCTCCTTCGCCGGCAGGTGTTCGACGGCGATTTCGCGCGCCGCCAGCGGGTCCCGCATCCGCTCGAACGTCTCGCTGTCCGTCGTCACCGCCAGTCGGAGCATCTGCTACGGAATCGGCGCGACGAAAGTAAAAGTGGCCGGGTCTCGGCTGTTCGGAATCGAAGGTGCGCGCCGAGTTACGAGACGAGCAGTTCTTCGCCCTTCTCCACGTCGATGCGGCAGGGCGGCGACATCTTGTTGTAGGCGCGTCGGAGTGCGTCCTTCGCGATGGCCGCGTCCTCGACGCTACAGTAGATGGTGAAGACGCGTTCGTTCTTGTGGATGCGCGCGGCGGTTCCGACGACCTTTCCGAACGACTGGCGCATTCCGTCGGAGACGCGGTCCGCGCCCGCCCCGGTCGCCTGCTTGTTCTCGCGCAGGACCTGGTGGGGGAACTTGCGG
Protein-coding regions in this window:
- a CDS encoding aminopeptidase, with product MTDDELRDAAETAIGQCMAIGADESCVVVTDDERIDIGEALYDAASDVTDDATLLRYPPGNQHGEEPPTAVAAAMAAADVFLAPTTKSLSHTRARSDACESGARGATLPGITEDVFLAGLDADYDAISRHCLDVLEQVTEASVVRVETPSGTDITFEPGAREWRADTGIVHEAGGFSNLPAGEVFVSPENANGTYVVDGTMMPHGLLEGGQQLRFDVEDGYVTDISDDSVREQVEAGAEEVGRDAYNLAELGIGTNVGVDHLVGSVLLDEKAAGTVHVAIGDDAGIGGDTEAPLHLDGIIKDPTVYADGEEVELPSAE
- a CDS encoding type II glyceraldehyde-3-phosphate dehydrogenase; protein product: MIRVGVNGYGTIGKRVADAVDAQPDMELVGVAKTQPNFEAHTAVQRGYSMYAAIPERMPLFAEAGIDAEGAVDEMVADADVVVDCTPSGIGADNKALYESHDTPAVFQGGEDADIGDVSFVARANYDDALGADYVRAVSCNTTGLSRIVAPLEEEYGVEKVRATLVRRGGDPGQNSRGPINDILPDPIDIPSHHGPDVRTIFPDLKIDTLGLKVPATLMHVHSLNVTLEDDVTAAHVRQLLEAESRVFVISEGMGIDGAGKLKDFAHDAGRPRGDLWENCVWGESIAVEGRDLYLFQAIHQESDVIPENVDAIRAMTESASKAESVATTDEYLGVGITGDPSGFGGEDRSDRVPGTELADD
- a CDS encoding metallophosphoesterase family protein, yielding MRVGICSDTHDNLDLARGAVETFEDAGVETVLHCGDVVSPFTANVFDSGFEFHAVRGNNDGEWNLQSVIESFGTYHGDCATFEFDGASVALYHGTNETLVDGLVDAGTYDYVFRGHTHQRTYEERGDTVHVNPGGLPIPGADDTYHVALLDTEEEEVAFYEV
- a CDS encoding phosphoglycerate kinase; protein product: MSTFKTLDDLDSDQRVLVRLDLNSPVEDGEVQDNRRFERHAQTVRELAEAGHRVVLMAHQGRPGDDDFVSLDQHADILAEHVGRDVAFVADTYGDEATEAIESLESGEILLLENTRMCEDELPEEHPDDKAKTEFVQTLAPLFDAYVNDAYSAAHRSHASLVGFPLELPAYAGRVMETEYEANSSIATREFDGQVTMVVGGTKATDVIDVMNNLGETVDQFLLGGIAGELFLRAAGHDVGFDVGEMDLFDDQWEENHETIESLIDERGDQISLAVDLAYEDEDDERAEISVEDIDEKDKGYLDVGSDTVAEYDPVIRDSEAVFVKGALGLFEDERFSNGTVGVLEAISETDCFSVVGGGDTSRAIEMYGLDEDDFGHVSIAGGAYIRALTGASLVGVEMLEQN
- the gap gene encoding type I glyceraldehyde-3-phosphate dehydrogenase — encoded protein: MSEKSNFGSAEDADDVVRVGLNGFGRIGRNVFRAVMENPSVELVGVNDVMDFEDMEYLAKYDTVMGRLDDVSLDGEKLVAGDSSVPLYNVQSPAELPWDELDVDVALECTGIFRTKEDASAHLEAGADKVLISAPPKGDDPIKQIVYGVNHDEYDGEDVVSNASCTTNSVTPVAKVLDEEFGIDSGLLTTVHAYTGSQNLIDGPKSKKRRGRAAAENIVPTSTGAAQAATQILPQLEGKLDGMAMRVPVPNGSITELVVSLDEAPSVEEINDAFRDAADSGPLAGVLGYTDDEVVSSDIVGLPFSSTVDLQSTNMVNDGGLYKILTWYDNEYGFSNRMLDVAQFVTYE
- a CDS encoding Hsp20/alpha crystallin family protein: MRDERDDPFDNIFDEIERMMSEMTGGDTTGFASETHIDVYDEGEEVRLVADLPGVEKDAIDLKCDGETLTVSAASDRREYDERIRLPVRVDEHSASASFKNGVLQVTFQKAEDSAAIDVE
- a CDS encoding ATP-grasp domain-containing protein; this translates as MLRLAVTTDSETFERMRDPLAAREIAVEHLPAKERSIRLTGAGESFDVGFVYPTRLMEGGALDARAPMPWVNGREAVLTSRNKGGVVAELARAGLPVPETRMLSNPVDEDVVLDAVADLSFPLVVKPNSATRGVGVAKVADADSLLGVVDYLNLVHDFRSTGDKSYLIQEFVADARDYRVMVVDGEVVGGVERRLPESLGEGRWKHNVHRGAAATAVDVPDEHRDLAESVAETLGIDYLGVDLLVSPDRTLVSETNARPTIDHEKYDEDFWDRLAALIRRTAGRTER
- a CDS encoding 50S ribosomal protein L16; the protein is MADKPASMYRNIDKPSYTRREYITGIPGSKIAQHNMGNLQTGPQDYPVQISLRLEEDCQVRHGSLESARLSANRVMLKQVGQENYKMVLRKFPHQVLRENKQATGAGADRVSDGMRQSFGKVVGTAARIHKNERVFTIYCSVEDAAIAKDALRRAYNKMSPPCRIDVEKGEELLVS